One Terriglobia bacterium DNA segment encodes these proteins:
- the cysS gene encoding cysteine--tRNA ligase, producing MPLHLFNTLSGKVEEFRPSEDNLVRMYACGPTVYDFAHIGNFRTFVAIDLLRRFLRQSGFKLRHVMNITDVDDRIIANAAKLGLTVPQYTEKYEKAFLEDSQFLNIERPEIVIRATEHIPDMAHFIAQLAEKDLAYRTDEGSYYFRISRFPQYGKLSKKDFAKNIDGARVDSDRFDKEEARDFAVWKAPKPGEAKWETEIGSGRPGWHIECSVMAMKYLGETFDLHAGGEDLIFPHHENEIAQSEALTGKTFARFWMHVRFLLIESDKMSKSLGNFHTLRDLILMGQKPSSIRFLLTSVPYRNQLNFTFDGLKQAASSVERLRNFKIRLETASFDSGSNPRMKELAEKTVSEMRAGMEDDLNTARAQAAIFDMVRDANAAADAGGLKKDDVAPLLGALDRFDQIFGVLRDDDAEKMRAVYEWAKSEGQLGQARKEFLDAVKPDALSDGEVDKLVAEMQEARKTKDFARSDVLRAQLNQQGIIVEITKDGARWKRK from the coding sequence ATGCCCCTGCACTTATTCAATACGCTCTCCGGCAAAGTCGAGGAGTTCCGGCCGTCGGAGGACAACCTGGTCCGCATGTACGCCTGCGGCCCGACGGTGTACGACTTCGCCCACATCGGCAATTTCCGGACCTTCGTCGCCATCGACCTGCTGCGCCGCTTTCTGCGCCAGAGCGGTTTCAAGCTGCGTCACGTCATGAACATCACTGACGTGGACGACCGCATCATCGCCAACGCCGCCAAACTCGGGCTCACCGTGCCCCAGTACACGGAGAAGTATGAGAAGGCATTCTTAGAAGATTCTCAGTTCCTGAACATCGAGCGGCCGGAGATCGTCATCCGCGCCACCGAGCACATCCCCGACATGGCCCATTTCATCGCCCAGTTGGCGGAGAAGGACCTCGCTTACCGCACCGACGAGGGCTCGTACTATTTCCGGATCTCGAGATTCCCGCAGTACGGCAAGCTGTCGAAGAAGGATTTTGCCAAGAACATCGACGGCGCGCGCGTGGACTCCGACCGCTTCGACAAGGAAGAAGCCCGCGACTTCGCCGTCTGGAAGGCGCCCAAGCCGGGCGAAGCCAAGTGGGAGACCGAGATCGGCTCCGGCCGGCCCGGCTGGCACATCGAGTGCTCCGTCATGGCCATGAAGTACCTGGGCGAGACCTTCGACCTGCACGCCGGCGGCGAAGACCTGATCTTTCCCCACCACGAGAACGAGATCGCCCAGTCCGAGGCGCTGACCGGCAAGACCTTCGCGCGCTTCTGGATGCACGTGCGCTTCCTGCTCATCGAGAGCGACAAGATGTCGAAATCGCTGGGCAACTTTCACACTCTGCGCGACCTCATCCTGATGGGGCAGAAGCCGTCTTCCATTCGCTTTCTGCTCACCTCGGTGCCCTATCGCAACCAGCTCAACTTCACCTTCGACGGGCTCAAGCAGGCGGCCAGTTCGGTCGAGCGGCTGCGCAATTTCAAGATCCGCCTGGAGACTGCATCCTTCGACTCCGGCTCGAATCCCAGGATGAAGGAGTTGGCGGAGAAGACCGTCTCCGAGATGCGCGCCGGCATGGAAGACGACCTGAACACCGCGCGTGCGCAGGCGGCGATCTTCGACATGGTCCGCGACGCGAACGCCGCCGCCGATGCGGGCGGCCTGAAGAAGGACGATGTCGCGCCGCTCCTGGGCGCCCTCGATCGATTCGATCAGATCTTCGGCGTGCTGCGCGACGACGACGCGGAGAAGATGCGCGCGGTCTACGAGTGGGCGAAGTCCGAAGGCCAGCTCGGCCAGGCCCGCAAGGAATTCCTCGACGCGGTCAAGCCCGACGCCCTCTCCGATGGCGAGGTGGACAAGCTCGTCGCCGAAATGCAGGAAGCGCGCAAAACGAAGGACTTCGCCCGCTCGGACGTCCTTCGCGCCCAGCTCAACCAGCAGGGCATCATCGTCGAGATCACCAAGGACGGCGCACGCTGGAAGAGAAAATAG
- the arsM gene encoding arsenite methyltransferase, which translates to MEKDAILDAVQQKYGSIARGEQSGCGCGTANTAIAIGYSPEEVALGEGANLGLGCGNPLALAEVKPGMTVLDLGAGAGFDAFLAWRVVGPTGRVIGVDMTDDMLARARANAEKVGATNVEFRKGFIEKLPVEDASVDFIISNCVINLSPDKPAVFREMARVLKPGGRFAVSDIVLLKQLPESIARDVAAYVGCISGASLIGDYIRYALEAGLSDLQVKEVKWGVKLAQVLMPGGIPASCCGGATEAAEAIASIKLHGSK; encoded by the coding sequence ATGGAAAAAGATGCCATCCTCGATGCGGTACAGCAGAAGTACGGTTCCATCGCGCGCGGCGAGCAGTCGGGCTGCGGGTGCGGCACGGCGAACACGGCGATAGCCATCGGCTACAGCCCAGAAGAAGTCGCGCTGGGCGAAGGCGCGAACCTCGGTCTGGGATGCGGCAATCCGCTGGCGCTGGCCGAAGTGAAGCCCGGAATGACGGTGCTCGACCTGGGAGCGGGCGCCGGATTCGACGCCTTCCTGGCATGGCGGGTGGTGGGGCCGACCGGCCGCGTGATAGGCGTGGACATGACCGACGACATGCTGGCACGCGCCCGCGCCAACGCCGAAAAGGTGGGCGCGACCAACGTCGAGTTCCGCAAAGGGTTCATCGAGAAGTTGCCGGTGGAGGATGCCTCAGTGGATTTCATCATCAGCAACTGCGTCATCAATCTGAGTCCCGACAAGCCCGCGGTCTTCCGCGAGATGGCGCGCGTGCTGAAGCCGGGCGGGCGCTTCGCGGTGAGCGACATCGTGCTGCTGAAGCAACTGCCGGAGTCGATCGCGCGCGACGTCGCCGCCTACGTCGGCTGCATCTCCGGCGCGAGTCTGATCGGCGATTACATCCGCTACGCACTCGAGGCGGGGCTGAGCGATCTTCAGGTCAAGGAAGTGAAATGGGGCGTGAAACTGGCGCAAGTGCTCATGCCGGGGGGCATTCCCGCTTCCTGCTGTGGTGGGGCGACGGAAGCCGCCGAGGCGATCGCCTCCATCAAGCTGCACGGAAGTAAGTGA
- a CDS encoding MarR family transcriptional regulator, with protein MTRNTDLHGWCDELERLTVLLGRVGPDEICCEGLTARQCSILRMLVRQEGARLSDLAQAAEISPSAMTRVLERLEKLGLVQRVRGGQRDGRASIVKITGEGRKVRQRIDRLMQERTGAIVNAIPEDSRQKLFDGLRMLNACIERGGCCGFAAAQTEAERNR; from the coding sequence ATGACGAGAAACACTGACCTTCACGGATGGTGTGACGAACTGGAGCGGCTGACCGTGCTGCTGGGCCGGGTGGGCCCGGACGAGATCTGTTGCGAAGGGCTGACGGCGCGGCAGTGCTCCATCCTGCGCATGCTGGTGCGGCAGGAGGGCGCGCGCCTCTCCGACCTGGCACAGGCGGCCGAGATCAGCCCCAGCGCCATGACCCGCGTGCTGGAGCGGCTGGAGAAGCTGGGGCTGGTGCAGCGCGTGCGCGGAGGGCAGAGAGACGGGCGCGCCTCCATCGTCAAGATCACCGGCGAGGGCCGCAAGGTGCGGCAGCGCATCGACCGCCTGATGCAGGAGCGCACCGGCGCCATCGTCAACGCCATTCCCGAAGACTCACGGCAAAAACTGTTCGACGGCTTACGCATGCTGAACGCGTGCATCGAGCGCGGCGGCTGCTGCGGATTCGCCGCAGCCCAAACCGAAGCGGAACGAAACAGATAG
- a CDS encoding DUF2252 domain-containing protein yields the protein MNVFKATKRYQSWLSQHTHLLKEDVQHKHERMAAGPFPFLRATFYRWMQLWPGICPDLKRAPQVLAIGDLHVENFGTWRDIDGRLVWGVNDFDEAYPLPYTVDLVRLAASAILAIHDRNLAVNPAGACDAILEGYAASMNAGGKPFVLEEQDTWLRDIAMSELRNPVRFWKKMEALKRCNHLPASAREALESMLPERGIKYEVAHRVAGLGSLGRQRYVALATWRGGRVAREAKALVPSACFWTGEGKETEILYQAIITQAVRCPDPFVQLRGNWIVRRLAPHCSKIELSSLPARRDELRLLSAMGWETANIHLGTRGSVKSVRADLGKRKSRWLREAAHSMAAAVHKDWERWRKEYGKKDA from the coding sequence ATGAACGTCTTCAAAGCGACCAAGCGCTACCAGAGCTGGCTCTCCCAACACACCCACTTGTTGAAGGAAGACGTCCAGCACAAGCACGAGCGCATGGCCGCGGGCCCCTTCCCCTTCCTGCGCGCCACCTTCTACCGCTGGATGCAGTTGTGGCCGGGCATCTGCCCCGACCTGAAGCGGGCGCCCCAGGTGCTGGCCATCGGCGACCTGCACGTCGAGAACTTCGGCACCTGGCGCGACATCGACGGCCGCCTGGTCTGGGGCGTCAACGATTTCGACGAGGCCTATCCCCTGCCCTACACCGTGGATCTCGTGCGCCTGGCGGCCAGCGCCATCCTCGCCATCCACGACCGCAACCTGGCCGTCAATCCGGCGGGCGCCTGCGACGCCATCCTGGAAGGCTATGCCGCTTCCATGAACGCGGGCGGCAAGCCTTTCGTCCTGGAGGAGCAGGACACCTGGCTGCGAGACATCGCCATGAGCGAATTGCGCAACCCCGTCCGCTTCTGGAAGAAGATGGAGGCCTTGAAGCGTTGCAACCACTTGCCGGCCAGCGCGCGCGAGGCGCTGGAGTCGATGCTGCCCGAGCGCGGCATCAAGTACGAGGTCGCACACCGCGTGGCCGGACTGGGCAGTCTGGGGCGGCAGCGCTACGTGGCCCTGGCCACCTGGCGCGGGGGGCGCGTGGCCCGCGAGGCCAAGGCGCTCGTGCCTTCGGCCTGCTTCTGGACCGGCGAAGGCAAGGAGACTGAGATCCTTTATCAGGCCATCATCACGCAGGCCGTACGGTGCCCCGACCCGTTCGTGCAACTCCGCGGCAACTGGATCGTGCGCCGCCTTGCGCCCCACTGCTCCAAGATCGAGCTGTCGTCGCTGCCCGCGCGCCGCGACGAGCTGCGCCTCCTCTCCGCCATGGGCTGGGAGACCGCCAACATCCACCTCGGCACCCGGGGCAGCGTCAAATCTGTCCGGGCCGACCTCGGCAAGCGGAAGAGCCGGTGGCTGCGGGAAGCCGCCCACTCCATGGCGGCCGCTGTTCACAAGGATTGGGAGCGCTGGCGGAAGGAATACGGGAAGAAGGACGCCTAG
- a CDS encoding EamA family transporter — protein MTAEQRQHRFRVAFAFALVYVFWGSTYLAIRISVESFPPYMMGTLRFTAAGLIMLTVCALQGKKVAIGARDFVKLSVIGILLLSIANVLLGWAELYVPTGLAALIVAVVPLWFLVIDTWVMKGDHLSRRGLVGIALGIAGLVVLLWPKLVAARAGLGKMQLLAGLTLVCTSGVWALGSTLSRRWTVGVGVYAATGWEMLIAGVVNFLGALALGDVPKSHWTASGLGAIVYLVIFGSLVGYTAYIWLLDHVPTGKVATYAYVNPVVAVFLGWLILHEKIDVFIVAGSVVIIAAVALVTSAKVRPRAGAPEREPELPACEAGAD, from the coding sequence ATGACCGCCGAGCAGCGCCAGCACCGGTTCCGCGTCGCCTTCGCCTTCGCGCTGGTATACGTGTTCTGGGGCTCGACCTACCTGGCGATCCGCATCTCCGTCGAGTCCTTCCCCCCGTACATGATGGGGACGCTGCGGTTTACGGCGGCAGGGCTGATCATGCTGACGGTCTGTGCGCTGCAAGGGAAGAAGGTCGCGATCGGCGCGCGCGACTTTGTGAAGCTGAGCGTGATCGGGATCCTGCTGCTGAGCATCGCGAACGTGCTGCTGGGCTGGGCGGAGCTGTACGTGCCGACCGGTCTGGCGGCGTTGATCGTGGCGGTCGTCCCCCTGTGGTTCCTGGTGATCGACACCTGGGTGATGAAGGGCGACCACCTCTCGCGGCGCGGATTGGTGGGCATCGCGCTGGGCATCGCCGGGCTGGTGGTCCTGCTGTGGCCGAAGCTGGTGGCGGCGCGGGCGGGACTGGGCAAGATGCAGCTCCTCGCCGGCCTCACGCTGGTGTGCACCTCGGGCGTCTGGGCGCTGGGATCGACACTGTCCCGGCGCTGGACGGTGGGCGTCGGCGTGTACGCCGCGACCGGGTGGGAGATGCTGATCGCAGGCGTAGTCAACTTCCTGGGAGCGCTGGCACTGGGGGATGTTCCCAAGTCGCACTGGACCGCCAGCGGACTGGGAGCCATCGTGTACCTGGTGATCTTCGGCTCGCTGGTCGGGTACACGGCTTACATCTGGCTGCTGGACCACGTGCCGACAGGGAAGGTCGCGACCTACGCCTACGTCAACCCGGTGGTGGCCGTGTTCCTGGGCTGGCTGATCCTGCACGAGAAGATCGACGTGTTCATCGTGGCCGGATCCGTGGTGATCATCGCAGCGGTCGCGCTGGTGACCAGCGCCAAGGTGCGCCCGCGCGCGGGTGCGCCGGAGCGCGAGCCGGAATTGCCCGCGTGCGAAGCGGGCGCTGACTAG
- a CDS encoding acetyl ornithine aminotransferase family protein has translation MTRPAGPKIVTKLPGPNAQRVLKGDEKWISPSYTRSYPLVAKRGRGVVIEDVDGNEFFDFSAGIAVTSTGHCHPEVVAAIQKQAGELIHMSGTDFYYESMITLAERLSKIAPMKGPHKVYYGNSGAEAIEAALKLARYHTKRQHIIAFYGAFHGRTMGALSLTSSKPQQRRRFAPLMPGVTHIPFPNLYRRPAGTDATEYAVGCARFLEDKVFKTSVPPEEVAAIFVEPFQGEGGYLPAPPAFMQELRRICDKHGILLVCDEVQSGCGRTGKWWAVEHTGVEPDIITIAKGIASGMPLGVTLTRAEIMDWIPGSHASTFGGNPVCIAAALATLDVLEHEGVKNSEKVGRHIMQRIKDWPKKHRMVGDVRGLGLMIGVEIVTDHESKGIAKDERDRIVELAFARGILFLGAGENSIRMSPPLIVTAEQADIALDVLEECISLVESGKAK, from the coding sequence ATGACCCGTCCCGCAGGACCGAAGATCGTCACCAAGCTGCCGGGGCCGAACGCCCAGCGCGTGCTCAAGGGCGACGAGAAATGGATCTCGCCCTCCTACACCCGTTCCTACCCGCTGGTCGCCAAGCGCGGCCGCGGCGTGGTGATCGAGGACGTGGACGGCAACGAGTTCTTCGATTTCTCCGCCGGCATCGCCGTGACCTCGACCGGTCACTGCCATCCCGAGGTGGTCGCCGCCATCCAGAAACAGGCCGGCGAGCTGATCCACATGTCGGGCACCGATTTCTACTACGAGAGCATGATCACGCTGGCCGAGCGGCTCTCCAAAATCGCGCCCATGAAGGGGCCGCACAAGGTGTACTACGGCAACTCGGGCGCGGAGGCCATCGAGGCCGCGCTGAAACTGGCGCGCTACCACACCAAACGGCAGCACATCATAGCCTTCTACGGCGCGTTCCACGGACGCACCATGGGGGCGCTGTCGCTGACCTCCTCCAAGCCGCAGCAGCGCCGCCGCTTCGCCCCTCTTATGCCCGGCGTCACCCACATCCCATTTCCCAACCTCTATCGCCGTCCCGCAGGGACCGACGCGACCGAGTACGCCGTGGGCTGTGCCCGCTTCCTCGAGGACAAGGTCTTTAAGACCAGCGTGCCGCCCGAGGAAGTGGCGGCCATCTTTGTCGAGCCCTTCCAGGGCGAGGGCGGATACCTGCCCGCACCGCCTGCGTTCATGCAGGAGCTGCGCCGCATCTGCGACAAGCACGGCATCCTGCTGGTGTGCGACGAAGTGCAGTCCGGCTGCGGCCGCACCGGCAAGTGGTGGGCCGTCGAGCACACCGGAGTCGAGCCTGACATCATCACCATCGCCAAGGGCATCGCCTCCGGCATGCCGCTCGGCGTCACCCTGACCCGCGCCGAGATCATGGACTGGATTCCCGGCTCGCACGCCTCCACCTTCGGCGGCAACCCGGTCTGCATCGCGGCAGCCTTGGCCACCCTGGACGTGCTGGAACACGAAGGCGTGAAGAACTCGGAGAAGGTGGGCCGCCATATCATGCAGCGCATCAAGGACTGGCCGAAGAAGCACCGCATGGTGGGCGACGTCCGCGGCCTGGGCCTGATGATCGGCGTCGAGATCGTCACCGACCACGAGTCTAAGGGCATCGCCAAGGACGAGCGCGACCGCATCGTCGAGCTGGCGTTCGCGCGCGGCATCCTGTTCCTGGGCGCCGGCGAGAACTCCATCCGCATGTCGCCGCCGCTCATCGTCACCGCGGAGCAGGCCGACATCGCGCTCGACGTCCTCGAGGAGTGCATCTCTCTGGTGGAGAGCGGCAAGGCCAAGTAA